From Dermochelys coriacea isolate rDerCor1 chromosome 23, rDerCor1.pri.v4, whole genome shotgun sequence, one genomic window encodes:
- the RINL gene encoding ras and Rab interactor-like protein isoform X2, which translates to MPHLSAEDVDPSGAGDNDSRLQRLLQNGQCQAPAGDQPSPPLTILDRLLLTRGLWQLLSLGPEQATELLRMQPPGTFLVTGAGSGELKVLSVQSSGEGRYAGAVCRFHIKEGGSAVSLEGSQLRFLGLLELVAFLSVSRDVLPLPLRLPAALQHLGRAELDSCAALGMRFWSPPFKPSATGEEEEENMGSSPESPNPPEMSSPACCIQVTSEDGALCIINPLFLSEHSSEGFLPARVPPPFHLPERGGTIRLKNGQDPGLLDKRPAPADAEMGQLGAPEPGKEGEPGKGDAPLASAKRKLLLRRPAWNMSEEQVSSPPAERQEGPASPHRVSWIEGASDAPWALKKSHSESSLLGPRDSLLQPPIPELDSLSVSSVEEEPDAHPTTPRKKHQSAALPGRVLHRLSAVGSALTSFLSAERRLAKRVQELTQEPASYVGGLVQDFVGHMLRGRAARHPTSTDLLQEIRQMISSLKGYLFESSELQDIWEYGDLEDVDLGSMVEAALYKCVLKPLRDCIYGQLLEFHSRDGSLQKLRDHQLTMGRQSLAELGVTASVPDAPALERIQAKLVQMHQAYSPKKKEAQLLKACKLIYEAMNHGMGGKEVYGADDFLPVLTYVLVKCDIVSVQLDVEYMMELLDPSQLQGEGGYYLTTWFGALYHISNFQSAMVTRQISVEAQDSIHQWQRRRTIHHNQHSRCRSQDILYVSFQEPFANQKAIPVPAHMTVASVCVVCGKKYGVPNPEAYGLFMVTDNTSQLLAEDIHPQQIRSASLKSHSASSCFVYKLKRKEQEVPSEGDSPAPAQEPI; encoded by the exons ATGCCTCACTTGTCTGCTGAAGATGTCGATCCTTCGGGGGCTGGAGACAATGATAGCCG CCTCCAGCGTCTGCTGCAGaatggccagtgccaggcccCAGCGGGAgaccagccctcaccccccctgacGATCCTGGACAGGCTCCTGCTGAcccgggggctctggcagctgctcaGCCTGGGCCCAGAGCAAGCCACGGAGCTGCTGAGGATGCAGCCACCTGGG acgtTCCTGGTGACTGGTGCGGGGAGCGGGGAGCTCAAGGTGTTGTCGGTGCAGAGCAGTGGAGAGGGGCGCTACGCCGGAGCCGTCTGCCGTTTCCACATCAAGGAGGGCGGCTCGG CTGTTTCCCTGGAAGGGTCCCAACTGCGTTTCCTGGGGCTCCTGGAACTGGTCGCCTTCCTCTCCGTGAGCAG GGACGTGCTGCCCCTCCCGCTGCGGCTCCCGGCCGCCTTGCAACACCTCGGCAGAGCCGAGCTGGACAGCTGTGCGGCCCTGGGCATGA ggttctggagtcctcCCTTTAAGCCGTCGGCCACAggcgaggaggaggaagagaacatGGGGTCCAGCCCCGAGTCTCCCAACCCCCCGGAGATGAGCAGCCCGGCCTGCTGCATCCAGGTGACGTCGGAGGACGGGGCACTCTGCATCATCAACCCTCTCTTCCTGTCGGAACACAGCAGCGAGGGCTTCCTCCCCGCCCGGGTGCCACCCCCGTTCCACCTGCCCGAAAGAGGGGGCACCATCCGGCTGAAAAATGGGCAGGACCCCGGCCTGTTGGACAAGCGGCCAGCGCCCGCTGATGCTGAGATGGGCCAGTTGGGAGCCCCGGAgcccgggaaggagggggagcCGGGCAAAG GCGATGCCCCACTGGCCTCGGCGAAACGGAAACTGCTACTGCGCCGTCCAGCCTGGAACATGTCGGAGGAACAGGTGTCCTCGCCGCCGGCCGAGAGGCAGGAGGGCCCGGCCTCCCCGCACCGGGTCTCTTGGATCGAGGGGGCCTCGGACGCCCCCTGGGCGCTGAAGAAGTCCCACTCGGAGTCCTCGCTGCTGGGCCCCCGGGACAGCCTGCTCCAGCCGCCCATCCCCGAGCTGGATTCGCTCTCGGTCAGCAGCGTGGAAGAGGAGCCCGACGCCCACCCGACCACGCCCCGCAAGAAGCACCAGTCAGCGGCGCTGCCAGGCCGGGTCCTGCACCGGCTGTCGGCCGTGGGCAGCGCCCTGACCAGCTTCCTCTCGGCCGAGCGCCGGCTGGCCAAGCGGGTCCAGGAGCTGACGCAGGAGCCGGCCTCCTACGTCGGGGGCCTGGTACAGGACTTCGTGGGGCATATGCTGCGGGGCAGGGCGGCCCGGCACCCCACCAGCACCGACCTGCTGCAGGAGATCCGCCAGATGATCAGCAGCCTCAAGGGCTACCTGTTTGAGAGCTCGGAGCTGCAGGACATCTGGGAGTACGGGGATCTCGAGGACGTGGACCTGG gctccATGGTGGAGGCGGCCCTGTACAAGTGCGTCCTGAAGCCGCTGCGGGACTGCATCTATGGCCAGCTCCTGGAGTTCCACAGCCGGGACGGGAGTCTGCAGAAGCTGCGCGACCACCAGCTGACCATGGGCCGCCAGAGCCTGGCGGAGCTGGGGGTGACGGCCAGCGTCCCCGACGCCCCGGCCCTCGAGCGCATCCAGGCCAAGCTGGTCCAGATGCACCAGGCTTACTCGCCCAAGAAGAAGGAGGCCCAGCTGCTCAAGGCCTGCAAGCTGATCTACGAGGCCATGAACCACGGCATGGGTGGCAAGG AGGTCTACGGGGCGGACGACTTCCTGCCTGTGCTGACCTACGTCCTGGTGAAATGCGACATCGTCTCGGTGCAGCTGGACGTCGAGTACATGATGGAGCTGCTGGACCCCAGCCAGCTGCAGGGAGAAG gCGGCTACTACCTCACCACCTGGTTCGGGGCTCTCTACCACATCAGCAACTTCCAGTCGGCTATGGTGACCCGGCAAATCAGTGTAGAAGCGCAGGACTCCATCCACCAGTGGCAGCGCCGGCGCACCATCCACCACAACCAACACAGTCGGTGCCGCTCCCAG GACATCCTCTACGTCTCCTTCCAAGAGCCCTTCGCGAACCAGAAGGCCATTCCTGTCCCCGCCCATATGACAGTGGCTTCAGTGTGTGTGGTCTGCGGCAAGAAATATGGCGTCCCCAACCCGGAGGCCTATGGTCTTTTCATGGTGACGGACAacacctcccagctcctggcggaGGACATCCACCCCCAGCAGATCCGCTCAGCATCCCTCAAATCCCACAGCGCCTCCAGCTGCTTTGTTTACAAGCTGAAAAGAAAGGAGCAGGAAGTCCCGTCTGAGGGCGACAGTCCAGCTCCTGCTCAGGAACCAATATAA
- the RINL gene encoding ras and Rab interactor-like protein isoform X1, translating into MPHLSAEDVDPSGAGDNDSRLQRLLQNGQCQAPAGDQPSPPLTILDRLLLTRGLWQLLSLGPEQATELLRMQPPGTFLVTGAGSGELKVLSVQSSGEGRYAGAVCRFHIKEGGSAVSLEGSQLRFLGLLELVAFLSVSRDVLPLPLRLPAALQHLGRAELDSCAALGMRFWSPPFKPSATGEEEEENMGSSPESPNPPEMSSPACCIQVTSEDGALCIINPLFLSEHSSEGFLPARVPPPFHLPERGGTIRLKNGQDPGLLDKRPAPADAEMGQLGAPEPGKEGEPGKAGDAPLASAKRKLLLRRPAWNMSEEQVSSPPAERQEGPASPHRVSWIEGASDAPWALKKSHSESSLLGPRDSLLQPPIPELDSLSVSSVEEEPDAHPTTPRKKHQSAALPGRVLHRLSAVGSALTSFLSAERRLAKRVQELTQEPASYVGGLVQDFVGHMLRGRAARHPTSTDLLQEIRQMISSLKGYLFESSELQDIWEYGDLEDVDLGSMVEAALYKCVLKPLRDCIYGQLLEFHSRDGSLQKLRDHQLTMGRQSLAELGVTASVPDAPALERIQAKLVQMHQAYSPKKKEAQLLKACKLIYEAMNHGMGGKEVYGADDFLPVLTYVLVKCDIVSVQLDVEYMMELLDPSQLQGEGGYYLTTWFGALYHISNFQSAMVTRQISVEAQDSIHQWQRRRTIHHNQHSRCRSQDILYVSFQEPFANQKAIPVPAHMTVASVCVVCGKKYGVPNPEAYGLFMVTDNTSQLLAEDIHPQQIRSASLKSHSASSCFVYKLKRKEQEVPSEGDSPAPAQEPI; encoded by the exons ATGCCTCACTTGTCTGCTGAAGATGTCGATCCTTCGGGGGCTGGAGACAATGATAGCCG CCTCCAGCGTCTGCTGCAGaatggccagtgccaggcccCAGCGGGAgaccagccctcaccccccctgacGATCCTGGACAGGCTCCTGCTGAcccgggggctctggcagctgctcaGCCTGGGCCCAGAGCAAGCCACGGAGCTGCTGAGGATGCAGCCACCTGGG acgtTCCTGGTGACTGGTGCGGGGAGCGGGGAGCTCAAGGTGTTGTCGGTGCAGAGCAGTGGAGAGGGGCGCTACGCCGGAGCCGTCTGCCGTTTCCACATCAAGGAGGGCGGCTCGG CTGTTTCCCTGGAAGGGTCCCAACTGCGTTTCCTGGGGCTCCTGGAACTGGTCGCCTTCCTCTCCGTGAGCAG GGACGTGCTGCCCCTCCCGCTGCGGCTCCCGGCCGCCTTGCAACACCTCGGCAGAGCCGAGCTGGACAGCTGTGCGGCCCTGGGCATGA ggttctggagtcctcCCTTTAAGCCGTCGGCCACAggcgaggaggaggaagagaacatGGGGTCCAGCCCCGAGTCTCCCAACCCCCCGGAGATGAGCAGCCCGGCCTGCTGCATCCAGGTGACGTCGGAGGACGGGGCACTCTGCATCATCAACCCTCTCTTCCTGTCGGAACACAGCAGCGAGGGCTTCCTCCCCGCCCGGGTGCCACCCCCGTTCCACCTGCCCGAAAGAGGGGGCACCATCCGGCTGAAAAATGGGCAGGACCCCGGCCTGTTGGACAAGCGGCCAGCGCCCGCTGATGCTGAGATGGGCCAGTTGGGAGCCCCGGAgcccgggaaggagggggagcCGGGCAAAG CAGGCGATGCCCCACTGGCCTCGGCGAAACGGAAACTGCTACTGCGCCGTCCAGCCTGGAACATGTCGGAGGAACAGGTGTCCTCGCCGCCGGCCGAGAGGCAGGAGGGCCCGGCCTCCCCGCACCGGGTCTCTTGGATCGAGGGGGCCTCGGACGCCCCCTGGGCGCTGAAGAAGTCCCACTCGGAGTCCTCGCTGCTGGGCCCCCGGGACAGCCTGCTCCAGCCGCCCATCCCCGAGCTGGATTCGCTCTCGGTCAGCAGCGTGGAAGAGGAGCCCGACGCCCACCCGACCACGCCCCGCAAGAAGCACCAGTCAGCGGCGCTGCCAGGCCGGGTCCTGCACCGGCTGTCGGCCGTGGGCAGCGCCCTGACCAGCTTCCTCTCGGCCGAGCGCCGGCTGGCCAAGCGGGTCCAGGAGCTGACGCAGGAGCCGGCCTCCTACGTCGGGGGCCTGGTACAGGACTTCGTGGGGCATATGCTGCGGGGCAGGGCGGCCCGGCACCCCACCAGCACCGACCTGCTGCAGGAGATCCGCCAGATGATCAGCAGCCTCAAGGGCTACCTGTTTGAGAGCTCGGAGCTGCAGGACATCTGGGAGTACGGGGATCTCGAGGACGTGGACCTGG gctccATGGTGGAGGCGGCCCTGTACAAGTGCGTCCTGAAGCCGCTGCGGGACTGCATCTATGGCCAGCTCCTGGAGTTCCACAGCCGGGACGGGAGTCTGCAGAAGCTGCGCGACCACCAGCTGACCATGGGCCGCCAGAGCCTGGCGGAGCTGGGGGTGACGGCCAGCGTCCCCGACGCCCCGGCCCTCGAGCGCATCCAGGCCAAGCTGGTCCAGATGCACCAGGCTTACTCGCCCAAGAAGAAGGAGGCCCAGCTGCTCAAGGCCTGCAAGCTGATCTACGAGGCCATGAACCACGGCATGGGTGGCAAGG AGGTCTACGGGGCGGACGACTTCCTGCCTGTGCTGACCTACGTCCTGGTGAAATGCGACATCGTCTCGGTGCAGCTGGACGTCGAGTACATGATGGAGCTGCTGGACCCCAGCCAGCTGCAGGGAGAAG gCGGCTACTACCTCACCACCTGGTTCGGGGCTCTCTACCACATCAGCAACTTCCAGTCGGCTATGGTGACCCGGCAAATCAGTGTAGAAGCGCAGGACTCCATCCACCAGTGGCAGCGCCGGCGCACCATCCACCACAACCAACACAGTCGGTGCCGCTCCCAG GACATCCTCTACGTCTCCTTCCAAGAGCCCTTCGCGAACCAGAAGGCCATTCCTGTCCCCGCCCATATGACAGTGGCTTCAGTGTGTGTGGTCTGCGGCAAGAAATATGGCGTCCCCAACCCGGAGGCCTATGGTCTTTTCATGGTGACGGACAacacctcccagctcctggcggaGGACATCCACCCCCAGCAGATCCGCTCAGCATCCCTCAAATCCCACAGCGCCTCCAGCTGCTTTGTTTACAAGCTGAAAAGAAAGGAGCAGGAAGTCCCGTCTGAGGGCGACAGTCCAGCTCCTGCTCAGGAACCAATATAA
- the SIRT2 gene encoding NAD-dependent protein deacetylase sirtuin-2 isoform X1, whose product MGERDAAGAGGTEAERGLDSPDSDSDSENGGASGESEMDFLRNLLSRTLGLGSEKPEKVLDELTLDGVSRFMQSEKCRNVVCIVGAGISTSAGIPDFRSPGTGLYANLQSYNLPYPEAIFEINYFKQHPEPFFALARELYPGQFKPTVCHYFIRLLKEKGWLLRCYTQNIDTLERVAGLDQEDLVEAHGTFFTSHCLGSSCKKQYTLDWMKEKIFSTVTPKCDKCQSLVKPDIVFFGESLPPRFFTLMQSDFQKVDLLIIMGTSLQVQPFASLVSRVPTNTPRLLINKEKTGQSDPFMSLMGLSTGMDFDSEKAYRDVAWLGECDEGCTALAELLGWKNELEALVKKEHSAIDAKSGQAGEAGASPSLPPAGAVASPSSPPAKPGSSPKKESDARNKAE is encoded by the exons ATGGGCGAGCGGGACG CGGCGGGTGCCGGAgggactgaggcagagaggggcttGGACTCTCCT GACTCTGATTCTGACTCCGAAAACGGTGGTGCCTCTGGAGAGTCTGAAA TGGATTTCCTGCGAAACCTCCTGTCCCGGACGCTGGGCCTGGGCAGCGAGAAGCCGGAGAAGGTGCTGGATGAGCTGACGCTGGATGGAGTGAGCCGCTTCATGCAGAGCGAGAAGT GCAGGAACGTCGTCTGCATAGTGGGCGCTGGGATCTCGACCT CTGCAGGGATCCCGGACTTCCGGTCACCCGGCACGGGGCTCTATGCCAATCTGCAGAGCTACAACCTGCCATACCCTGAAGCCATCTTCGAAATCAACTACTTCAAG CAACACCCAGAGCCGTTCTTTGCCCTTGCCAGGGAGCTGTATCCAGGACAGTTTAAG CCCACTGTGTGCCACTACTTCATCCGGCTGCTGAAGGAGAAGGGTTGGCTGCTGCGCTGTTACACACAG AACATTGACACGTTGGAGCGGGTGGCTGGCCTGGACCAGGAAGATCTGGTGGAAGCCCACGGCACTTTCTTCACCTCTCATTGTCTCGGCTCCTCCTGCAAGAAGCAGTACACCCTGGACTGGATGAAAG AAAAGATTTTCTCGACTGTCACCCCCAAGTGCGACAAATGTCAGAGTCTGGTGAAGCCAG ATATTGTGTTCTTTGGGGAGAGCCTGCCCCCCCGCTTCTTCACACTCATGCAGTCG GATTTCCAGAAGGTGGATCTGCTCATCATCATGGGCACATCGCTGCAGGTGCAGCCCTTCGCCTCCCTCGTCAGCAG GGTGCCCACCAACACCCCAAGGCTGCTGATTAACAAGGAGAAGACGGGGCAG AGCGATCCTTTCATGTCCCTTATGGGCCTCAGCACCGGCATGGACTTTGACTCGGAAAAGGCCTACAG ggacgTGGCATGGCTCGGGGAGTGTGACGAAGGCTGCACAGCACTGGCCGAGCTGCTGGGATGGAAG AACGAGCTGGAGGCACTAGTGAAGAAGGAGCACTCTGCCATCGATGCCAAATCGGGGCAAGCCGGCGAGGCCGGGGcaagcccctcccttcccccagctgggGCCGTGGcaagcccctcctctcccccagcgaAGCCGGGGTCATCGCCCAAGAAGGAAAGCGACGCCAGAAACAAAGCGGAATGA
- the SIRT2 gene encoding NAD-dependent protein deacetylase sirtuin-2 isoform X3: MDFLRNLLSRTLGLGSEKPEKVLDELTLDGVSRFMQSEKCRNVVCIVGAGISTSAGIPDFRSPGTGLYANLQSYNLPYPEAIFEINYFKQHPEPFFALARELYPGQFKPTVCHYFIRLLKEKGWLLRCYTQNIDTLERVAGLDQEDLVEAHGTFFTSHCLGSSCKKQYTLDWMKEKIFSTVTPKCDKCQSLVKPDIVFFGESLPPRFFTLMQSDFQKVDLLIIMGTSLQVQPFASLVSRVPTNTPRLLINKEKTGQSDPFMSLMGLSTGMDFDSEKAYRDVAWLGECDEGCTALAELLGWKNELEALVKKEHSAIDAKSGQAGEAGASPSLPPAGAVASPSSPPAKPGSSPKKESDARNKAE; this comes from the exons A TGGATTTCCTGCGAAACCTCCTGTCCCGGACGCTGGGCCTGGGCAGCGAGAAGCCGGAGAAGGTGCTGGATGAGCTGACGCTGGATGGAGTGAGCCGCTTCATGCAGAGCGAGAAGT GCAGGAACGTCGTCTGCATAGTGGGCGCTGGGATCTCGACCT CTGCAGGGATCCCGGACTTCCGGTCACCCGGCACGGGGCTCTATGCCAATCTGCAGAGCTACAACCTGCCATACCCTGAAGCCATCTTCGAAATCAACTACTTCAAG CAACACCCAGAGCCGTTCTTTGCCCTTGCCAGGGAGCTGTATCCAGGACAGTTTAAG CCCACTGTGTGCCACTACTTCATCCGGCTGCTGAAGGAGAAGGGTTGGCTGCTGCGCTGTTACACACAG AACATTGACACGTTGGAGCGGGTGGCTGGCCTGGACCAGGAAGATCTGGTGGAAGCCCACGGCACTTTCTTCACCTCTCATTGTCTCGGCTCCTCCTGCAAGAAGCAGTACACCCTGGACTGGATGAAAG AAAAGATTTTCTCGACTGTCACCCCCAAGTGCGACAAATGTCAGAGTCTGGTGAAGCCAG ATATTGTGTTCTTTGGGGAGAGCCTGCCCCCCCGCTTCTTCACACTCATGCAGTCG GATTTCCAGAAGGTGGATCTGCTCATCATCATGGGCACATCGCTGCAGGTGCAGCCCTTCGCCTCCCTCGTCAGCAG GGTGCCCACCAACACCCCAAGGCTGCTGATTAACAAGGAGAAGACGGGGCAG AGCGATCCTTTCATGTCCCTTATGGGCCTCAGCACCGGCATGGACTTTGACTCGGAAAAGGCCTACAG ggacgTGGCATGGCTCGGGGAGTGTGACGAAGGCTGCACAGCACTGGCCGAGCTGCTGGGATGGAAG AACGAGCTGGAGGCACTAGTGAAGAAGGAGCACTCTGCCATCGATGCCAAATCGGGGCAAGCCGGCGAGGCCGGGGcaagcccctcccttcccccagctgggGCCGTGGcaagcccctcctctcccccagcgaAGCCGGGGTCATCGCCCAAGAAGGAAAGCGACGCCAGAAACAAAGCGGAATGA
- the SIRT2 gene encoding NAD-dependent protein deacetylase sirtuin-2 isoform X2, producing the protein MGKLRLGACQSGDITSTKDVDFLRNLLSRTLGLGSEKPEKVLDELTLDGVSRFMQSEKCRNVVCIVGAGISTSAGIPDFRSPGTGLYANLQSYNLPYPEAIFEINYFKQHPEPFFALARELYPGQFKPTVCHYFIRLLKEKGWLLRCYTQNIDTLERVAGLDQEDLVEAHGTFFTSHCLGSSCKKQYTLDWMKEKIFSTVTPKCDKCQSLVKPDIVFFGESLPPRFFTLMQSDFQKVDLLIIMGTSLQVQPFASLVSRVPTNTPRLLINKEKTGQSDPFMSLMGLSTGMDFDSEKAYRDVAWLGECDEGCTALAELLGWKNELEALVKKEHSAIDAKSGQAGEAGASPSLPPAGAVASPSSPPAKPGSSPKKESDARNKAE; encoded by the exons atggggaaactgaggcttggaGCCTGCCAGTCTGGCGACATCACCTCCACAAAAGAC GTGGATTTCCTGCGAAACCTCCTGTCCCGGACGCTGGGCCTGGGCAGCGAGAAGCCGGAGAAGGTGCTGGATGAGCTGACGCTGGATGGAGTGAGCCGCTTCATGCAGAGCGAGAAGT GCAGGAACGTCGTCTGCATAGTGGGCGCTGGGATCTCGACCT CTGCAGGGATCCCGGACTTCCGGTCACCCGGCACGGGGCTCTATGCCAATCTGCAGAGCTACAACCTGCCATACCCTGAAGCCATCTTCGAAATCAACTACTTCAAG CAACACCCAGAGCCGTTCTTTGCCCTTGCCAGGGAGCTGTATCCAGGACAGTTTAAG CCCACTGTGTGCCACTACTTCATCCGGCTGCTGAAGGAGAAGGGTTGGCTGCTGCGCTGTTACACACAG AACATTGACACGTTGGAGCGGGTGGCTGGCCTGGACCAGGAAGATCTGGTGGAAGCCCACGGCACTTTCTTCACCTCTCATTGTCTCGGCTCCTCCTGCAAGAAGCAGTACACCCTGGACTGGATGAAAG AAAAGATTTTCTCGACTGTCACCCCCAAGTGCGACAAATGTCAGAGTCTGGTGAAGCCAG ATATTGTGTTCTTTGGGGAGAGCCTGCCCCCCCGCTTCTTCACACTCATGCAGTCG GATTTCCAGAAGGTGGATCTGCTCATCATCATGGGCACATCGCTGCAGGTGCAGCCCTTCGCCTCCCTCGTCAGCAG GGTGCCCACCAACACCCCAAGGCTGCTGATTAACAAGGAGAAGACGGGGCAG AGCGATCCTTTCATGTCCCTTATGGGCCTCAGCACCGGCATGGACTTTGACTCGGAAAAGGCCTACAG ggacgTGGCATGGCTCGGGGAGTGTGACGAAGGCTGCACAGCACTGGCCGAGCTGCTGGGATGGAAG AACGAGCTGGAGGCACTAGTGAAGAAGGAGCACTCTGCCATCGATGCCAAATCGGGGCAAGCCGGCGAGGCCGGGGcaagcccctcccttcccccagctgggGCCGTGGcaagcccctcctctcccccagcgaAGCCGGGGTCATCGCCCAAGAAGGAAAGCGACGCCAGAAACAAAGCGGAATGA
- the NFKBIB gene encoding NF-kappa-B inhibitor beta has protein sequence MAALQPRAPPAALGEAKRPEAGEDWCDSGLGSLSEGQLSQIQDGLGAPQEKPPLPATGLPVTPEPCPGGRPVTPEACAPVSERLDSALGEEEAGWGAAVGQAVGALAQGVGAVRLGDPAPGAGEAPAAAPGAWLRHVLGFVTEEGDTALHLAVIHEHEAFLDSILQYTAGTEYLDLQNDLGQTALHIAVILGASNFVRKLMAAGAGLCVQEKAGHTALHLACREGWQDCARWLLTSLSGHRPCEGNDACTQLDCTNYDGYTPLHVAVLRKDLEVVKLLVGAGADLNKAELSCGRSPLHLAVESQSPEVVECLLRAGADPRARMYVGYTPIYSAVHRPNQKVLQLLREFGSEEPDWDSEESLAESSDEEYDDIVINSGHYKN, from the exons ATGGCGGCGCTGCAGCCGCGGGCCCCGCCGGCCGCGCTCGGGGAGGCCAAGCGGCCGGAGGCGGGCGAGGACTGGTGCGACAGCGGCCTGGGCTCCCTGAGCGAGGGGCAGCTGAGCCAGATCCAGGACGGCCTGGGGGCCCCCCAGGAGAAGCCCCCGCTCCCCGCCACGGGCCTCCCCGTGACCCCTGAGCCCTGCCCCGGGGGGCGCCCCGTGACCCCCGAGGCCTGCGCGCCGGTCTCCgagcgcctggactctgcccTGGGCGAGGAGGAAGCCGGCTGGGGGGCGGCCGTGGGGCAGGCGGTGGGGGCGCTCGCCCAGGGCGTGGGGGCCGTGCGGCTCGGGGACCCCGCGCCCGGGGCCGGGGAGGCGCCGGCGGCGGCCCCCGGGGCCTGGCTGCGCCACGTCCTGGGCTTCGTGACCGAGGAGGGGGATAC AGCTCTCCACCTGGCTGTGATTCACGAACACGAGGCCTTTCTGGATTCTATCTTGCAGTACACGGCTGGGACGGAATACTTGGATCTGCAGAACGACCTGGGCCAG ACGGCACTGCACATCGCAGTCATTCTCGGTGCCTCCAACTTTGTCCGCAAGCTGATGGCAGCCGGGGCGGGGCTCTGCGTGCAGGAGAAAGCTGGCCACACCGCGCTGCACCTGGCATGCCGGGAGGGCTGGCAGGACTGCGCACGGTGGCTCCTGACATCGCTGAGTGGGCACAGGCCCTGCGAGGGGAATGATGCCTGCACTCAGTTGGACTGCACCAATTATGATG GTTACACGCCGCTGCATGTGGCTGTCCTGCGGAAAGACCTCGAAGTGGTCAAGCTCCTTGTGGGTGCCGGAGCCGATCTCAACAAGGCG GAGCTGAGCTGTGGCCGGAGTCCCCTCCACTTGGCAGTGGAGTCGCAGAGCCCGGAAGTAGTGGAGTGTCTGTTGCGTGCTGGAGCAGACCCGAGGGCCCGGATGTACGTCGGCTACACCCCCATCTATAGCGCCGTACACAGGCCCAACCAAAAGGTCTTGCAGCTTCTCCGGGAGTTCGGCTCAGAGGAGCCCGACTGGGATTCGGAGGAGAGCCTTGCTGAGAGCAGCGac GAGGAATACGACGACATCGTCATCAACAGTGGACACTATAAGAACTGA